A single region of the Marinobacter nanhaiticus D15-8W genome encodes:
- a CDS encoding M23 family metallopeptidase has translation MNIIFVSKSAGQSRSFRLNLPLVVSLLLVLAGIVAGAGWAGYRLGVVEPEPLAYGATSSLVNSWEARLLEQESRVRDLRQTTGQQVDALTLRLGQMQGRLLRLDALGQRLVESARLDNGEFDFDQTPAVGGPEQGTMGESFTTPELTAMIDQLEERISNREQQLRLLDQLISRARLEDERFVAGRPITWGWLSSRYGYRSDPFTGKRTWHDGVDLAGKEGSDIIAVAAGVVTFAGDRYGYGNLVEIDHGDGLVTRYGHCKTVKVSVGDVVQKGQVVALMGSTGRSTGPHVHFEVRRNGKSQNPEDYIQRASR, from the coding sequence ATGAACATTATCTTTGTCAGCAAGAGCGCGGGGCAATCTCGCTCGTTTCGCCTCAACCTGCCGTTGGTGGTGAGCCTATTGCTGGTTCTCGCGGGCATCGTCGCTGGCGCCGGCTGGGCGGGTTACCGTCTTGGTGTCGTGGAGCCGGAGCCGCTGGCTTATGGTGCGACGTCCTCGCTGGTCAACAGCTGGGAGGCGCGTTTGCTGGAGCAGGAATCGCGCGTGCGTGACCTGCGGCAAACCACCGGTCAGCAGGTGGATGCGTTGACATTACGCCTGGGGCAGATGCAGGGGCGCCTGTTACGTCTGGATGCCTTGGGGCAGCGACTGGTGGAGTCGGCGCGCCTGGATAACGGCGAGTTCGATTTTGACCAGACGCCGGCTGTCGGTGGTCCCGAGCAAGGCACGATGGGCGAATCCTTTACCACGCCTGAGCTGACCGCGATGATCGATCAGCTCGAGGAGCGCATAAGCAATCGCGAGCAGCAACTGCGCCTGCTGGATCAACTGATTTCCCGGGCCCGCCTGGAGGACGAGCGTTTCGTAGCCGGTCGCCCGATTACCTGGGGCTGGCTGTCTTCTCGCTATGGGTATCGCTCTGATCCATTCACCGGCAAGCGTACCTGGCACGATGGCGTCGACCTGGCCGGCAAAGAGGGGAGCGACATTATTGCCGTCGCCGCCGGGGTCGTCACCTTCGCTGGTGACCGCTACGGTTATGGAAACCTGGTGGAAATCGACCACGGCGACGGTTTGGTGACCCGGTATGGCCACTGTAAAACGGTCAAGGTTTCGGTTGGAGACGTCGTCCAGAAGGGGCAGGTCGTTGCACTGATGGGAAGTACGGGGCGCTCGACCGGACCACACGTCCATTTTGAGGTCCGCCGCAACGGTAAGAGTCAGAACCCGGAGGACTACATCCAGCGTGCCAGCCGCTGA
- a CDS encoding DciA family protein → MKRKTNLTLEPTDSRLEPNLRRLLANAEIHRRAEKTVLAAVPENLRAHCRFLSYHNGDLAISADGSVVASQVRMRQREILEQLRKAPDFQYAWRLKVKVAPPRPKEKPAVKKEPLSNENARLLKQEAGHTKDEGLREVLEKLSRHVRN, encoded by the coding sequence ATGAAACGAAAGACTAACCTGACCCTGGAACCCACCGACTCGCGGCTCGAGCCCAACCTGCGCCGGCTATTGGCCAATGCGGAAATCCACCGCAGGGCCGAGAAGACTGTGCTCGCCGCAGTACCGGAGAATCTTCGGGCTCACTGCCGATTCCTGAGCTACCACAATGGCGATCTTGCGATCTCGGCCGATGGCAGCGTTGTGGCCAGTCAAGTCCGTATGCGACAGCGAGAGATACTCGAACAATTGAGAAAGGCGCCGGACTTCCAGTATGCCTGGCGGCTGAAGGTCAAGGTCGCTCCCCCCAGGCCCAAGGAAAAACCAGCTGTAAAGAAGGAACCACTCAGTAACGAAAATGCCCGACTCCTGAAGCAGGAAGCCGGGCACACGAAGGACGAAGGTTTACGCGAAGTTCTCGAAAAACTGTCCCGTCACGTCAGGAACTGA
- the lpxC gene encoding UDP-3-O-acyl-N-acetylglucosamine deacetylase yields the protein MIKQRTLKNTIRATGVGLHSGEKVYLTLKPAPVETGIVFRRTDLDPVVEIKACAENVGETMLSTTLVKNGVRVATIEHLLSAMAGLGIDNCYVELSAAEVPIMDGSAGPFVFLLQSAGIAEQDAPKRFIRIKREVTVEEDDKKATFLPFEGFKVSFGIDFDHPVFKGRAQNATVDFSSTSFVKEVSRARTFGFMRDIEKLRSMNLALGGSVDNAIVVDDYKILNEDGLRYDDEFVKHKVLDAIGDLYLLGNSLIGEFRGLKSGHDLNNKLLRKLRAEEDAWEVVTFEDEATAPISYLKPVLASQA from the coding sequence ATGATCAAGCAACGTACGCTCAAAAACACCATCCGTGCGACCGGGGTCGGTTTGCACTCGGGTGAGAAAGTCTATCTGACGCTCAAGCCTGCGCCGGTCGAGACAGGGATAGTGTTTCGTCGAACCGATCTGGATCCGGTCGTCGAGATCAAGGCGTGCGCTGAGAACGTCGGCGAAACCATGCTGTCCACGACACTGGTCAAGAACGGTGTCCGTGTAGCAACCATCGAACACCTGCTGTCGGCCATGGCTGGTTTGGGTATCGATAACTGCTACGTCGAACTGAGCGCGGCTGAAGTTCCCATCATGGACGGTAGTGCTGGTCCTTTCGTTTTCCTCCTGCAATCGGCGGGCATTGCCGAGCAGGATGCGCCCAAACGGTTCATTCGTATCAAGCGCGAAGTTACTGTCGAGGAAGACGACAAGAAGGCCACCTTCCTGCCGTTCGAGGGATTCAAGGTGAGCTTTGGTATCGATTTTGACCACCCGGTCTTCAAGGGCCGTGCGCAGAACGCGACGGTCGACTTCTCTTCAACTTCATTCGTGAAGGAAGTCAGTCGTGCGCGCACCTTTGGATTCATGCGGGATATCGAGAAGTTGCGCTCCATGAATCTGGCGCTGGGCGGCAGTGTAGACAATGCCATCGTCGTTGATGATTACAAAATCCTGAACGAAGACGGTCTGCGCTATGACGATGAATTCGTCAAGCACAAGGTGCTGGACGCCATCGGCGACCTGTACCTGCTGGGCAATAGCCTGATCGGCGAGTTCCGCGGGCTGAAGTCGGGCCATGACCTGAACAACAAGCTGCTGCGCAAACTGCGGGCTGAAGAGGATGCATGGGAAGTCGTGACCTTTGAGGATGAGGCCACGGCACCCATTTCGTACCTCAAGCCCGTTCTGGCATCTCAGGCCTGA
- the ftsZ gene encoding cell division protein FtsZ, protein MFELVDNVQQNAVIKVIGVGGGGGNAVRHMLTSDIEGVDFICANTDAQALTDMGAKQVIQLGGNITKGLGAGANPEVGRQAALEDRDRIAEALQGADMVFITAGMGGGTGTGAAPIVAEVARELGILTVAVVTKPFNFEGGKRMSVAESGLKDLEDSVDSLITIPNEKLLAVMGKKTSLLDAFAAANDVLLGAVQGIADLITRNGMINVDFADVKTVMSEMGMAMMGTARATGENRAREAAEAAVRSPLLEDINLQGAKGILVNITAGMDLNLGEFSEVGDIVREFASDSATVVVGTVIDPEMTDELKVTVVATGLGGEREKPTKVVDNTRTLDGKTDYHQLDRPAVLRRRAVANGNVAIDQERDGDEQSVDYLDIPAFLRRQAD, encoded by the coding sequence ATGTTCGAACTTGTTGATAACGTGCAACAAAATGCCGTAATAAAAGTTATAGGTGTTGGCGGCGGTGGCGGTAACGCCGTGCGTCACATGCTGACCAGCGACATCGAAGGTGTGGATTTCATCTGCGCCAATACAGATGCCCAGGCGTTGACCGATATGGGGGCCAAGCAGGTCATCCAGCTCGGTGGCAACATTACCAAGGGGCTGGGTGCGGGTGCTAACCCGGAAGTCGGTCGCCAGGCGGCGCTGGAAGATCGTGATCGCATCGCCGAGGCCCTACAGGGTGCGGATATGGTATTCATTACGGCCGGCATGGGCGGCGGTACCGGTACTGGTGCAGCGCCGATCGTGGCCGAAGTGGCGCGTGAGTTGGGCATCCTGACCGTTGCCGTGGTTACCAAGCCGTTTAATTTTGAAGGTGGCAAGCGAATGTCTGTCGCCGAATCCGGTCTGAAGGATTTGGAAGACAGCGTCGACTCGCTGATTACGATTCCTAACGAAAAACTGCTTGCAGTGATGGGTAAGAAGACTAGTCTTCTTGACGCTTTCGCTGCCGCTAACGACGTATTGCTGGGCGCGGTTCAGGGTATTGCCGACCTGATCACCCGCAACGGCATGATCAACGTCGACTTTGCCGATGTGAAAACCGTGATGTCCGAAATGGGCATGGCGATGATGGGCACCGCCCGCGCTACCGGCGAGAACCGTGCGCGCGAGGCCGCCGAGGCCGCAGTTCGCAGTCCGCTGCTGGAAGATATTAACCTGCAGGGCGCGAAGGGTATCCTGGTCAACATTACAGCCGGCATGGATCTCAACCTGGGCGAATTCTCCGAGGTTGGCGACATTGTTCGCGAATTTGCATCCGATTCGGCCACCGTGGTCGTAGGCACTGTTATCGATCCGGAAATGACCGACGAACTGAAGGTCACGGTTGTGGCCACCGGCCTGGGCGGCGAGCGCGAAAAGCCGACCAAGGTGGTGGACAACACACGGACGCTGGATGGCAAGACAGATTATCACCAGTTGGATCGCCCGGCGGTCCTGCGTCGTCGCGCTGTTGCCAATGGCAACGTGGCCATTGACCAGGAGCGTGATGGTGACGAGCAGAGTGTCGATTATCTCGATATTCCCGCATTCCTGCGTCGTCAGGCAGATTGA
- the ftsA gene encoding cell division protein FtsA has translation MSGVETENMIVGLDIGTSKVVAIVGKRKLDGTIEIVGIGSHPSRGLKRGVVVNIETTVHAIQRAVEEAELMAGCRIHSVYAGIAGSHIRSLNSHGIVAIRDREVTQADIDRVIDAAQAVAIPADQKVLHILPQEFVIDNQEGIKEPLGMSGVRLEAKVHLVTCAVNAAQNIEKCVRRCGLEVDDVILEQLASSYAVLTEDEKELGVCVVDIGGGTTDIAVFTGGAIRHTAVIPIAGDQVTNDIAMALRTPTQNAEEIKIKYACALTQLAGADETIKVPSVGERAPRDLSRQALAEVVEPRYEELFTLVQTELRRSGFEDLIPAGVVITGGSSTMEGVVELAEEIFHMPVRLASPQSVSGMKDVVNNPIYATGVGLLIYGFRQMDLGKGPVLRSEDAPSLFERMKNWFTGNF, from the coding sequence ATGTCAGGGGTTGAAACGGAAAACATGATTGTCGGCCTGGATATTGGCACCTCGAAAGTGGTGGCCATTGTCGGCAAGCGCAAACTGGACGGCACCATCGAGATTGTCGGCATCGGCTCGCACCCGTCACGGGGGCTCAAGCGCGGTGTCGTGGTGAACATCGAGACCACGGTGCATGCCATCCAGCGCGCAGTGGAGGAAGCGGAGCTGATGGCCGGCTGCCGCATCCATTCCGTGTATGCCGGCATTGCCGGCAGCCATATCCGCAGCCTCAACTCCCACGGCATCGTGGCCATTCGTGACCGGGAGGTCACGCAGGCGGACATCGACCGGGTGATTGATGCTGCCCAGGCGGTAGCGATCCCGGCTGACCAGAAAGTGCTGCACATCCTGCCGCAGGAATTCGTCATCGATAATCAGGAGGGCATAAAGGAGCCCCTGGGCATGTCCGGGGTGCGGCTGGAAGCCAAGGTGCATCTGGTGACCTGCGCCGTGAACGCCGCACAGAACATCGAGAAGTGCGTGCGCCGCTGCGGGTTGGAAGTGGATGACGTCATTCTCGAGCAGTTGGCTTCAAGCTATGCGGTGCTGACCGAGGATGAGAAGGAGTTGGGCGTCTGTGTCGTCGATATCGGTGGCGGAACGACCGACATCGCGGTGTTCACCGGTGGTGCCATCCGGCATACGGCGGTCATTCCCATTGCCGGCGACCAGGTCACCAACGATATTGCCATGGCGCTGCGCACACCCACGCAGAATGCCGAGGAAATCAAGATCAAGTATGCCTGCGCGTTGACTCAACTGGCGGGCGCTGACGAGACCATCAAGGTCCCCAGTGTCGGTGAGCGCGCGCCGCGCGACCTGTCCCGCCAGGCCTTGGCGGAGGTGGTTGAGCCTCGCTACGAGGAGCTCTTTACCCTGGTGCAGACTGAGTTGCGCCGCTCGGGATTCGAGGATCTTATCCCCGCGGGCGTAGTGATCACCGGTGGTTCGTCCACGATGGAAGGCGTCGTGGAGCTGGCCGAGGAGATCTTCCATATGCCGGTGCGGCTGGCTTCGCCGCAGTCCGTGTCCGGCATGAAAGACGTAGTCAACAATCCGATCTATGCCACAGGGGTCGGGTTGCTGATTTACGGGTTCCGCCAGATGGATCTTGGTAAGGGACCTGTGCTCCGCAGTGAGGATGCCCCTTCGCTGTTCGAGCGCATGAAGAACTGGTTCACAGGCAATTTCTGA
- a CDS encoding cell division protein FtsQ/DivIB, translating into MLDLMHLRMRQPPEPPRRRGATTAGPERTPFNPLRVVLGWLAGLPWLQLSLGAGVLILAGLVPWATGAALNALDRQIADVEIKGEFNGLNRDKLDADLRSLIGRSFFATDLEDVKRLVEREPWVESAAVRRVWPDRLAVEIREERPLAYWNDRQVIGRSGHVFEPVNPEAAGALPRLAGPNDRVEEVLVLARSMANELHEQGIGFAGLALEKRGAWTLRMGNGIEVALGRDQVESRFERFLTVYQQRLAARADEVELIDARYTNGVAVRWKTLEKAPEKNS; encoded by the coding sequence ATGCTTGACCTGATGCACCTGCGCATGCGCCAGCCGCCGGAACCCCCGCGGCGCCGCGGCGCCACGACCGCAGGACCGGAGCGGACGCCATTCAACCCGCTACGTGTCGTCCTGGGGTGGCTGGCTGGTCTGCCGTGGCTGCAGTTGTCATTGGGTGCCGGTGTGCTGATCCTGGCTGGATTGGTGCCCTGGGCGACGGGCGCGGCGCTGAACGCGCTGGATCGGCAGATTGCCGATGTCGAAATCAAAGGCGAATTCAACGGATTGAATCGAGACAAGCTGGACGCAGATCTGCGCAGTCTGATCGGCCGCAGCTTCTTTGCAACGGACCTCGAAGACGTCAAGCGCCTGGTGGAGCGTGAGCCGTGGGTCGAGTCGGCTGCCGTGCGCCGGGTCTGGCCCGACCGCCTGGCGGTGGAAATCCGCGAGGAGCGTCCTCTGGCTTACTGGAACGATCGCCAGGTTATTGGCCGCTCCGGACACGTCTTCGAGCCGGTCAACCCGGAAGCCGCAGGCGCCTTGCCGCGGCTTGCCGGGCCTAATGACCGGGTGGAAGAGGTACTGGTGCTGGCCCGCTCCATGGCTAACGAGTTGCACGAACAGGGCATCGGCTTTGCCGGGCTAGCCCTTGAAAAGCGCGGAGCCTGGACGCTACGCATGGGTAATGGCATCGAAGTGGCGTTGGGTCGGGATCAGGTGGAAAGCCGGTTCGAGCGATTCCTGACCGTTTACCAACAGCGCCTGGCCGCGCGAGCGGACGAAGTGGAACTCATCGACGCGCGGTATACCAACGGCGTGGCGGTGCGCTGGAAGACGCTTGAGAAAGCGCCTGAGAAAAATTCATAG